CTGTCAACGGGGACATCGATGGCGAGTTGCAAGCTGAATGTataactatattttgttttgaagaTGCATGTGGATAATTATGTACTATTTCCATGTCTTCATCAGAACCAAAAGATCCATTGAAAGCGTCCGGTTCCAAACCAAAGTCACTTAAACTTGGACCACTGTTACTTGGTAAATCAAATGAATAACTACTTAACGGTGGGGGTACAATTTGACATTGTTTTTCTGAATCTGTTTGTTGTCCTTCATACATATTAATTTCGTTTTCTTCATCTATAGAACAAACCATGTTCTTGGGTGACATTGACCTAACACGTCGTGTTTGGTATAATTGTGGAACAGCTTCCAACATAGCACTTTTATTTGGCTGAGTTGAGTTAAATTCTGATGTGTCCCTCACATGTCCCTgtaatgttctttttttatgtACACCAATTTGTGGCGGTAAGGAAGAACCCTGTGTTAATCTTGATGATATATTTTCTAGATGTTGCCGTACAATGGCATGATCTGCTATTGAGCTGGGTCTCCTTGATTTCACTTCAACCTTAGAGTCCGCTGGATATGTATGCCGATACATCTTAAGACGTTCTCCTAACAAGTAGTATATTGCAGTGTAATGGTCAAATGAGTTGTTCTGGATAGACTAGAAGAAACAAAATAATCTCAATTCTAATTTGATCCACAAGAATTGTGAGAAATATCATTTTCttacaatactgtacagtagggtacaatatttatcataagttcatatatataataaaagtaatttaacaaatataatttatgcTTTAAACCTAAAATACTGACATACCTCAATTGTCTTCTGCTGATCAATTCCAAGATTTTCCATTAATCGCAACGCCTTCTCGTTGAATTTCCCATCAGGCTTTGGAACCTCTATGACCGGGGTGTCTCTTTGAGCATGCAATAACATCCATTTATGTTGTTGTATTTGTTGCATTGAGTAGCGTTTTGATGGATCCACTACAAGCATTTTACGAATCATATGCTCACATTCTATTTAGTAACaaaattacatacaaaataattacatatatttataattattgtagtGTAGTGTATGGTAATAATGTAttctatataatgtaataataatgtagtgtagtgtatggtaataatgtattctatataatgtaataataatgtagtgTAGTGTATGGTAGTAATGTAttctatataatgtaataataatgtagtgtagtgtatggtaataatgtattctatataatgtaataataatgtagtgtagtgtatggtaataatgtattctatataatgtaataataatgtagtgTAGTGTATGGTAGTAATGTAttctatataatgtaataataatgtagtgTAGTGTATGGTAGTAATGTAttctatataatgtaataataatgtagtgTAGTGTATGGTAGTAATGTAttctatataatgtaataataatgtagtgTAGTGTATGGTAGTAATGTAttctatataatgtaataataatgtagtgtagtgtagtgtatggtaataatgtattctatataatattaatattaatgttcactttaaatgttgttgtttgatgtaattatttattatcaacattCCATAATagttttgttgttattgtttggTTTTATTTAGATTATAGGGTCACCCTGATTGACTGGCTGCTCTTAACAATTGCTGGATATTCTTGACCCTCACACAGAAGGAACAGGTCATTgataattataacatttatgTCTTTAGAAATGACAACTATAAatgatttttattataataattatgattatgtGAGAAAcatattgtataaatattttaaaatgactagaaaaacattcaaattgttCATGGCACGCACCAGATGACATAAAATACGGAATGCGAAATCGTCCTGCTAAAACACGCTCCTTAAGTTGTGGAAGAGTCTTAGCATCAAAGGGAAGAGCTCCACATACTAGAACATATAACACCACACCTAAACTctgaaaaaaacaagaaaataataatcataacatcACTCTAGTAAAAAGAAGTCACAATTATGGATGATAAACTTACATGACTCCACTTTTGTACAtggtatctttattttttaattaaaatacaatgaatgcctttaaaattaaaatgacatttGAGATATATTGTTACATTTATGGTATGGTAGTTTGAAGTGCAACTACTACACAATCACAAATAAACAAACTATCAACCTTCATCTCATAAGTTCACAGgtataattaaaaaatcttacaaaggtcataggtcatgaccttatgttattatattatactaatGGATTTAAAGTAAGTCCAATGGTTTATGCTTTTAGCATGCTATACAGTTGGTATCTAGTCTGAGTGAGAGATATGtcaaatataatggtaatcttGAGTTTCTGTTTAAGTATCAACATGCTATACAGTTGGTATCTAATCTGAGTGAGAGATATGTCAAATATATTATGGTAATCTTGAGTTTCTGTTCATTAACATTCTGAGTACATATCAAAGATGTTGATGGCCTACAATCCATACTTTTTACAGCAGGCAAATATGAGTGCagtatttgatttgattttattcgGTTTTAACATAAGATTACAAGACAATGTGAATACAAAAAATTTAAAAGCAAATACATATAAATTAGAAAGCAAGGATACTGTATCCCATAAAGTTGACAGAAAAATCTACTTAATTCCAATTGGGTCCTTCAAGAGTTTATCAAATCCACAAGTATTGGAATTTGTCATTATCAGATTGATTTACAATATTTCTTTATGATATTGAAGAAGCAAAAATTAAAGATAATGAAgaatatttgtaataaaaaaccAATAATTTGAAAATGGTACAGTTAAAGCGGCCACCCTCTGGATATTACAAGTGCATTCGTTTATCAAATCCACATAAGTAGTGGCATTTATTTATGATGTGTAGCAGGCAGGCAGTAgtaaaaaattaaagaataatgaagaatattgtaattaaaatccaacaatttaaaaaatggtagataTCTGTTaataaaattactgtaattatgacAGTAGTACCATACTGTAGGTAAAGATCCTCGAACATAAGCCCATCCTCTACATTTGATCAATTTTCTTGCAAAAAATGGCATTCGGATTCTCAGATATAAGCCCACTATTAATTTTAAGAATTCAGaataaaacattattgtattttttcaatgtaatttgtgaaatcttaaatttaaaaatgtgatgGAGCGAAGCATATGATATTGATTTAGGAATCCTAACAGACTTGATAATAAgctgatgatgtcatcaatacAAAATACCTACACTAGCATTACCATAGCAACAAGATTAAGCACAAGGAATGCCATCATTTCCTGCATCTAATTAAGTGAAATGTCAGAGTTCATTTGAAATATTGGGTCCAATTACGCATCTGGTAGATTCTATTATTAGTTAGTGTAAGATGTGATGGTGCTCAGAGAGACTTGACGTAAATAGTTAGTGTAAGATGTGATGGTGCTCAGAGAGACTTGACGTAAATAGTTAGTGTAAGATGTGATGGTGCTCAGAGAGACTTGACGTAAATAGTTAGTGTAAGATGTGATGGTGCTCAGAGAGACTTGACGTAAATAGTTAGTGTAAGATGTGATGGTGCTCAGAGAGACTTGACGTAAATAGTTAGTGTAAGATGTGATGGTGCTCAGAGAGACTTGACGTAAATAGTTAGTGTAAGATGTGATGGTGCTCAAAGAGACTTGACGTAAATAGTTAGTGTAAGATGTGATGGTGCTCAGAGAGACTTGACGTAAATAGTTAGTGTAAGATGTGATGGTGCTCAGAGAGACTTGACGTAAATAGTTAGTGTAAGATGTGATGGTGCTCAGAGAGACTTGACGTAAATAAGCTGCAAGTTGTATAGTGTACACTGAcgcaataaattaaaaacagcaACGAAAACTTACAAAACAATCATTATTACAAGATCTAGCcctatcaaaatattttaagatACATAGTTTTGACCTTACAAATGCTACATACAAAGATTATGTTTGCCCCTTTTACAGATTATCAATAGAATAACTGATAATGTTGGTATTCCAAGATTATATTTTCCTCTACAACAGAATACAGTagattaattattgatttaatcTGCCCTATCACAAAATGCTtacataaataaatgtgaaCGCTCTTCCTGCTTACGCGATATTCAATATCATGTTACGAAAGCACAATAAAAAGAACGTGCCAAAACAGATAAATATTGTATGGGCCCTGTTAAAAAATGAGTTTGTTGAGATTTTTTGAAATCATCACATATTTGGGTATGGTGTTAAGCATGAAACCATGGTATTGCCTgctatttatttttctaattttaataCTAAATAGCAGTATCTGTACTTAATACCATACTGTACTTAATCATACTGTACTTTAAAGTAAGACAGaatgttgtttattaaattttcGTTTATGATATCCAACAATTTAATTAtaagttacagtatttattataaattattaatttatcctAAAAACATTgaactacagtatattcaacATCTTAACAGAATACTGCATGTGTAcaactacagtatattcaacATCTTAACagatctaaataaatatttccctTGAGGAGAAAATGAAAGAGGCGTTGTATAATACTGGACTGTTACATACTCGTAcgtaaattgaataaaaataaactttaaataatattctTATTAAGATCATGTTATCTCGAAATGGATTAAACTGAACTGTTGACCTAACAGATAAGCttgttaattaattttgctAAAACATCCTTTAATCTTTTGTCGTTTTTTTTGTtgcaaaatgtaatcaaattaatgaaAAAGAAGACATTTATAGGAAACAAACATTCAATTGAAATAATAACAGAATTCACAAAAAGATGAAACATCAGTATTTATGCCTTCttctttctaattttttttaaatatattgtatgtacATTGTAATCAATTTTGTAATATGAAAGGAGTAAATAAATGTTGCTTTGAATTGCTTTGATTTCCtgaatgtcaaaggtcaaacaaCTCACCCAAACATCAAGTTGAGGTCCCTCATACTGCTGTCCTTCAAAGACTTCAGGAGCAGCATATGGAGGGCTACCACACCAAGTTGCAAGATGTTTACCAACTGTGAAATAGTTACTAAATCCAAAATCTGCTATCTTTACATTCATATTACCATCAAGCAGTAGATTCTCTGCCtaagaaaatatcaaaataatacaatttaacaattttttgtttttgttaattttccttaataaaaattcaaaaatGATTAGTACCAAGATAGGAAACAGGACTTATAACGaatacatttattcatcaaatcacaataaaataatagtatgtaAGATTcaagaaaatgatgaaatggGGTGTCTGGAAAAACCAGGAGGTTTGTATGATAGAAACCCCAGATTACAAAATGCTTTAACAATTGTTTagtgtaaattaattaatgtgttTCAATTTGGATGGTTTTCATAAACAATTACCAAACAACCAAAGTACATTTAAACATTCCACCATGATTAAACTATACCTTTAAATCTCGGTGTACAACGTTGTGTTTGTGACAATAATCAACAGCAGACACAATCTGACCAAACTTCTGCCCAGCTTCTTTTTCACTCATTCTACCATTTTTATCAAGAtaatctggaaaaaaaaaagttaattgcTAATTAAGAAATTGCATGTTTTGTACAGAGCATTACCccgacatttttttaaaatccatTCTGTAGCAGCTAATCGTCTATTCATTatccaaaaaaattaaattttaactaACAACAAATTTCTTCAGTTATTCTGCAGAAATGGCACACACTTGAAACAATAACATAATCATGAATAATCTGTTTAACAGACCAACCGTACCAGGGTCAAACCAACTCAACCAGACCAGAATGAATCTACATTATGTAATTCCTCCATGAATTCAGTCTACTTTTCAAGAGATCACAGTTTCAAAATGATAAAACTTCAAGTTTGGCACAAGGTACTAGAATGCATCTCCACTGCTGATCCAAAGAAAAATTAACCCACTTTTttggaatttttaaaaatatgaataatttgcAAATGATTTCTCTACATAATAAGGCTTTGATACTCGTGTATTACATAATACTAAACTTACCAAACATTTCACCATTCTGTGCATACTCTGTAACCAAGTAAAGCATGCTTTTTGTTTCCATCacctaaaaacaaaattattaatattttttattttcaaataatggTACTACAatcttaaaaaatgttaatacagAGCTTGAGTTTACTGATATCAAAATagggacagacagacagacaaacgtACCTGATAAAGCTTGATGACATGGGGGTGGTTTAGGTTCTTCATTATATGAACCTCGCGATATACTTTCTTCAAATTACTTTCATCTAACTTGGTTTTATCAATAATTTTGATGGCAACCTAAAATACAAAGAaattatttgataattaataatttaaaaggaaaaaagaatcaaaacaaaaaatcaatttatacTATCTATATACTTTTTTCTAATTATTTGATAATTTCAGGGATAATTTATAATGTaagaaaaaagaataaaaacaaaaaatcaacaGAGCTTCTTAAAGTGAAAACTTCTAATCATTGTGTACCACAAATGAGGTACAAAGGTGGTATAATGCTTGATGTACGATTTCTTAGTACTCTCATTAGCTACACATTG
This region of Antedon mediterranea chromosome 8, ecAntMedi1.1, whole genome shotgun sequence genomic DNA includes:
- the LOC140056408 gene encoding serine/threonine-protein kinase SIK2-like, with translation MVVMACRSEPTKPPHRRSQARVGFYDIDKTLGKGNFAVVKLAKHRITKSQVAIKIIDKTKLDESNLKKVYREVHIMKNLNHPHVIKLYQVMETKSMLYLVTEYAQNGEMFDYLDKNGRMSEKEAGQKFGQIVSAVDYCHKHNVVHRDLKAENLLLDGNMNVKIADFGFSNYFTVGKHLATWCGSPPYAAPEVFEGQQYEGPQLDVWSLGVVLYVLVCGALPFDAKTLPQLKERVLAGRFRIPYFMSSECEHMIRKMLVVDPSKRYSMQQIQQHKWMLLHAQRDTPVIEVPKPDGKFNEKALRLMENLGIDQQKTIESIQNNSFDHYTAIYYLLGERLKMYRHTYPADSKVEVKSRRPSSIADHAIVRQHLENISSRLTQGSSLPPQIGVHKKRTLQGHVRDTSEFNSTQPNKSAMLEAVPQLYQTRRVRSMSPKNMVCSIDEENEINMYEGQQTDSEKQCQIVPPPLSSYSFDLPSNSGPSLSDFGLEPDAFNGSFGSDEDMEIVHNYPHASSKQNIVIHSACNSPSMSPLTEHRQLQGRRRISRVQEPIQTSNRTCSQSPIYFREGRRASDGLLAQGIVMFRQNHNIPKTYGMFDIHQEEHDQESNIPPTRQQLGQLALQTAFSEDHYYDSSDKETNKLTTPCFTKQSFQDWQHVHRQVVDETAQSLKPLETSLNQSVITDPQKLCQIGSPTARKLQNHLLQQKLVQKRQQLQKQSQLSQEFQRLNLVKQASFERRPPPPNRADSYKLAQQHPIVPVFSSNNISVNVDEHCPQETSNKISEDEVETMDTCDVTCIQNTYSFTPC